The genomic stretch GACTTAAAGGAGGAACGTTATGAGCAGTTTGTGAAACGCTGCGCGAAGGAAACCCTGTTCCAAATAGCACCTTGTGTTCCCAAAACCCAAAAACGAGAGCGGAGGTGTACCCAATTGCGACGGAAGTCTCATCGTCTTATTGCCGTCTTGACCCTATTGGCGCTATTGCTCCCAGCTGTTCCAGTAGCAGCAGCGCCAACAGCACCGGATATTAAGGGCCATTGGGCCGAGGCGGCCATCCAACAACTAGTGGACCTGGGAGCAGTATCCGGTCTACCCGATGGCACTTTCCGACCGGACCTAACTGTTACCCGGGCCGAATTCGTAACCATGGTGAATAAGAGTCTGAGGATTACTCCGGTAACAGGGACTAGTCGCTTCAAGGACGTCAAACCAGAGGATTGGTTTGCCGGTCAGGTAGAGGCGGCAGCCGCTTACGGTTATGTGGCCGGTAATCCGGACGGAACCTTCAGCCCCTATCGTCCCATCACCCGTGAACAAGCGGCAGCTATGTTAGTGCGGGCCTTCGGCTATGGCAAGATCGCTACTAAAGCCGAGCAAGATACTGTACTGGTACCCTTTATCGATGCCGGCAAAGTAAGTGCTTGGGCCAAGGCCGATGTTGCCACTGCTGTTAATTTAGGGCTCATGAGCGGTTACACGCCCACCACCTTAGCACCCCAACCGGTAGGTCTTAGTGCCGCTGGCTGGCAGCAGTGGGAAACCGCCCGCACCACCGAACAAAGGGAAGCCGTACTGAAGAAGCTGGGAAGCAACGGTCTCATAACTCGAGCCCAAACTGCAGCTATCCTCGCACGAGCGTTAGATCAAAAACCGGTAATAGAAGGAAAGATATTTGACAAAGCCGGAACCTACGGACCAAAAGAAGGCGTAGAAACTATCAGTGGCGACGTTATCATCAAAGCTGACGGGGTTACCCTACAGAATCTAACAATAACCGGCGATCTTATCATTGCCGAAACCGTTGGCGACGGTACTGTAATACTAGATAACGTAACCGTCAAAGGCGATACTCAAGTCAAAGGTGGCGGCATAAACAGCGTTATCTTCCGTAGCTGTACGCTACATGGCACCGTCACTGTAGAGAAAGTAGACGGCCAGATCAGGATCGTGGCCGAAGGGTCCACATCGGTACCCAAAGTAGTACTGCAATCAGGGGCCATTTTGATTTGCCGAGACGATGGTTCCTTTGAACGGGTTGAATTACCCAAGGACTTGGACAAAAGTACCGAAGTTGTCCTAACCGGAAACTTTGCTGAGGTGGAAATAGCAGCCGAAAAAGCCAACGTGAAAGTGGGCGCAGGCTCTACAATAGATAACCTAGTCGTAGCTAAGAATGCTAGCGGAACCCAGGTGGACCTAGACAAAGAAGCTAGCGTCACCACCGTTACAGCTGATGCCGGAGTCGAAATCACCGGCCAAGGCAGCATCGGCACCGCCGAAATCAACGTCGACGGTGTAGTCATCGAGCAGAAACCGGACGAAATCGATTGGGGTAAGGGTGTGGAATCGGCCATCATAGCCAGCAAAACACAAACACCCCCCAGAAAACCCAGCGGGGGCGGCGGAGGTTC from Bacillota bacterium encodes the following:
- a CDS encoding leucine-rich repeat protein encodes the protein MRRKSHRLIAVLTLLALLLPAVPVAAAPTAPDIKGHWAEAAIQQLVDLGAVSGLPDGTFRPDLTVTRAEFVTMVNKSLRITPVTGTSRFKDVKPEDWFAGQVEAAAAYGYVAGNPDGTFSPYRPITREQAAAMLVRAFGYGKIATKAEQDTVLVPFIDAGKVSAWAKADVATAVNLGLMSGYTPTTLAPQPVGLSAAGWQQWETARTTEQREAVLKKLGSNGLITRAQTAAILARALDQKPVIEGKIFDKAGTYGPKEGVETISGDVIIKADGVTLQNLTITGDLIIAETVGDGTVILDNVTVKGDTQVKGGGINSVIFRSCTLHGTVTVEKVDGQIRIVAEGSTSVPKVVLQSGAILICRDDGSFERVELPKDLDKSTEVVLTGNFAEVEIAAEKANVKVGAGSTIDNLVVAKNASGTQVDLDKEASVTTVTADAGVEITGQGSIGTAEINVDGVVIEQKPDEIDWGKGVESAIIASKTQTPPRKPSGGGGGSSKPSEERVSAISVTGADDETIVANGGTLQMSAAVTPANAANKAVTWSVTDGTGSATISNTGLLTATGVGTVTVKATAKDGSGTVGTKEINVLTPLIISYYDGDGDVSIEIPKTIKISEIDEEGYYGDFEIEGTIDEGEIGIVTTIGDEAFYECTGLTSITIPNSVTSIGTDAFSGCTGLTSITIPNSVTSIGMDAFSGC